From one Pseudomonas fluorescens genomic stretch:
- a CDS encoding alkaline phosphatase family protein has translation MPHPTAVRNVLYIMCDQLRRDYLSCYGHPHLHTPNIDRLAAAGVRFSRAYSQGTICGPSRMSAYTGRYVNSHQVAWNGVPLPLDELTLGDYLRPAGIRTALVGKTHATPNQEALQQLAIDPLGSTAEQLNEVGFEPVARHDGIFPDDPLFADKRESAPYTRYLRDHGFAGDNPWHSWANAAEGNDGEILSGWYMRNADLPTRLPEQHSETVYTTDRAIDFIQAQGEQPWCLHLSYIKPHWPYIAPAPYHALYNANQVQAAIPVQQDNDHPVYAAFRQHQESLNFSREDVRLKVIPTYMGLIKQIDDQLGRLFDMLQSNGRWEDTLIVFTSDHGDFLGDHGLGEKEFLLEPAVGVPLIVRDPRAAADVSRGTVDERLVETIDALPTFLDALGLPSAEHRLEGRSLIPLLHGTASAWRSYAIAEYDYAFQAPARERLGQPIDRCRMTMVRSERWKYLAYDGFRAQLFDLLNDPQELHDLGTDPAYAEVRETHQGYLFEWLRGLKRRTTISHTEIERRGQWFRYGEPREDSVVKIGVW, from the coding sequence ATGCCCCACCCCACTGCCGTGCGTAACGTGCTGTACATCATGTGCGACCAACTGCGTCGCGATTACCTCTCGTGCTATGGGCACCCACACCTGCACACACCGAACATCGACCGCCTGGCCGCCGCCGGCGTGCGCTTCAGCCGCGCCTATAGCCAAGGCACCATTTGCGGCCCGTCGCGCATGTCGGCCTACACCGGGCGCTATGTCAACAGCCATCAGGTGGCCTGGAACGGCGTGCCGCTGCCGCTGGATGAACTGACCCTCGGGGATTACCTGCGCCCCGCCGGCATCCGCACCGCCCTGGTGGGCAAGACCCACGCCACGCCGAACCAGGAGGCCCTGCAACAACTGGCCATCGACCCGCTAGGGAGCACGGCCGAGCAACTCAACGAGGTGGGTTTCGAGCCCGTTGCCCGCCACGATGGCATCTTCCCCGACGACCCGCTGTTCGCCGACAAACGCGAAAGCGCGCCCTACACCCGCTACCTGCGCGACCACGGCTTTGCCGGCGACAACCCCTGGCACAGCTGGGCCAATGCCGCCGAGGGCAACGACGGCGAGATCCTCAGCGGCTGGTACATGCGCAACGCCGACCTGCCCACGCGCCTGCCCGAGCAGCACTCGGAGACGGTCTACACCACCGACCGTGCCATCGACTTCATCCAGGCCCAGGGCGAGCAGCCCTGGTGCCTGCACCTGTCGTACATCAAGCCGCACTGGCCCTACATCGCCCCGGCGCCCTACCACGCGCTGTACAACGCCAACCAGGTGCAGGCGGCGATACCGGTTCAGCAAGACAACGATCACCCGGTGTATGCCGCGTTCCGCCAGCACCAGGAAAGCCTCAACTTCTCTCGCGAAGACGTGCGCCTGAAAGTGATCCCCACCTACATGGGCCTGATCAAACAGATCGACGACCAGCTCGGGCGCCTGTTCGATATGCTGCAAAGCAATGGCCGCTGGGAGGACACGCTGATCGTGTTCACCAGCGATCACGGGGATTTTCTCGGCGACCATGGCCTGGGCGAAAAGGAGTTTCTCCTCGAGCCTGCGGTGGGTGTGCCGCTGATTGTGCGTGATCCACGGGCCGCGGCCGATGTAAGCCGCGGCACGGTGGATGAGCGATTGGTTGAGACCATCGATGCGCTGCCGACCTTCCTCGACGCGCTGGGGTTGCCGAGTGCCGAGCATCGGCTGGAGGGACGTTCATTGATCCCTTTGTTGCATGGCACGGCCAGCGCCTGGCGCAGCTATGCCATCGCCGAGTACGACTACGCCTTCCAGGCCCCGGCTCGCGAGCGTCTGGGCCAGCCGATCGACCGTTGCCGGATGACCATGGTGCGCAGCGAGCGCTGGAAGTACCTGGCTTATGACGGCTTTCGCGCGCAGCTGTTCGACCTGCTCAATGACCCGCAGGAGTTGCACGACCTGGGAACGGATCCCGCGTATGCCGAAGTACGCGAAACCCATCAGGGCTATCTGTTCGAATGGCTCAGGGGCTTGAAGCGGCGGACCACCATCAGCCATACCGAAATCGAGCGGCGTGGGCAGTGGTTTCGCTATGGCGAACCGCGAGAGGACAGTGTGGTGAAGATTGGGGTGTGGTGA
- a CDS encoding sulfate/molybdate ABC transporter ATP-binding protein, whose product MSIEVRNVSKRFNAFQALDSINLDIHSGELVALLGPSGCGKTTLLRIIAGLETPDQGSIVFHGEDVSGHDVRDRNVGFVFQHYALFRHMSVFDNVAFGLRMKPKGERPSESKIAEKVHELLNMVQLDWLSDRYPEQLSGGQRQRIALARALAVEPKVLLLDEPFGALDAKVRKELRRWLARLHEDINLTSVFVTHDQEEAMEVADRIVVMNKGVIEQIGSPGEVYESPASDFVYHFLGDSNRLHLSEGHHVLFRPHEVSLSRHEIEGHHPAEVRDIRPLGATTRVTLKVEGQSELIEAEVVKDHDSLSGLARGETLFFKPKVWQKVANI is encoded by the coding sequence ATGTCGATCGAAGTTCGTAACGTCAGCAAGCGCTTCAACGCTTTCCAGGCTCTGGACAGCATCAACCTGGATATCCACAGCGGCGAGCTGGTGGCTTTGCTCGGCCCGTCCGGCTGCGGCAAGACCACCCTGCTGCGGATCATCGCCGGGCTGGAAACCCCCGACCAGGGCAGCATCGTCTTCCACGGCGAAGACGTCTCCGGCCACGACGTGCGTGATCGCAACGTCGGTTTCGTGTTCCAGCACTACGCGCTGTTCCGCCACATGAGCGTGTTCGACAACGTCGCCTTCGGCCTGCGCATGAAGCCCAAGGGCGAGCGCCCGAGCGAAAGCAAGATTGCCGAGAAGGTCCATGAGCTTTTGAACATGGTCCAGCTCGACTGGCTCAGCGACCGTTACCCCGAGCAGTTGTCGGGCGGCCAGCGCCAGCGTATCGCCCTGGCTCGCGCCCTGGCGGTAGAGCCCAAGGTCCTGCTGCTTGACGAGCCGTTCGGTGCCCTGGATGCCAAGGTGCGAAAAGAGCTGCGCCGCTGGCTGGCGCGCCTGCACGAAGACATCAACCTGACCTCGGTGTTCGTCACCCATGACCAGGAAGAGGCCATGGAAGTCGCCGACCGTATCGTTGTGATGAACAAGGGCGTGATCGAGCAGATCGGCTCACCGGGCGAGGTCTACGAGAGCCCGGCCAGCGACTTCGTTTATCACTTCCTTGGTGACTCCAACCGCCTGCACCTGAGCGAAGGCCACCACGTGCTGTTCCGCCCCCATGAAGTGTCGCTGTCGCGTCATGAGATCGAGGGCCACCACCCGGCAGAAGTGCGCGATATCCGTCCGCTGGGGGCGACGACCCGGGTGACCTTGAAGGTCGAAGGGCAGAGCGAGCTGATCGAGGCTGAAGTGGTCAAGGACCATGACAGCTTGAGCGGTCTGGCGCGCGGCGAGACCTTGTTCTTCAAGCCCAAGGTCTGGCAGAAAGTGGCCAACATCTGA
- the cysW gene encoding sulfate ABC transporter permease subunit CysW, with protein MSANSIGAAASANAARRGSATSRRILISLGWLIFALFLLLPLVIVVSQGLKMGLGTFFEAIFEPDALSALKLTLIAVAISVPLNLVFGVSAAWCVSKYNFRGKSILVTLIDLPFSVSPVIAGLVYVLMFGAQGLFGPWLQDHDIQIVFALPGIVLATIFVTVPFVARELIPLMQEQGTQEEEAARLLGANGWQMFWHVTLPNIKWGLIYGVVLCTARAMGEFGAVSVVSGHIRGVTNTLPLHVEILYNEYNHVAAFSVASLLLILALFILLLKQWSESRINRLRHNAAEE; from the coding sequence ATGTCTGCGAATTCTATTGGCGCGGCCGCTTCGGCCAATGCCGCCCGCCGTGGCAGCGCCACTTCACGGCGTATCCTGATCAGCCTGGGCTGGTTGATCTTCGCCCTGTTCCTGCTGCTGCCGCTGGTGATCGTGGTGTCCCAGGGCCTGAAAATGGGCCTGGGTACGTTCTTCGAGGCAATCTTTGAGCCCGACGCCCTGTCGGCGCTGAAGCTGACCCTGATTGCCGTGGCCATCTCGGTGCCGCTGAACCTGGTGTTCGGCGTCAGCGCCGCCTGGTGCGTGAGCAAGTACAACTTCCGTGGCAAGAGTATCCTGGTCACGCTCATCGACCTGCCGTTCTCGGTGTCGCCGGTGATCGCGGGCCTGGTCTACGTGCTGATGTTCGGCGCCCAGGGCCTGTTCGGGCCGTGGCTGCAGGATCATGACATCCAGATCGTCTTCGCCTTGCCGGGCATTGTCCTGGCGACCATCTTCGTCACCGTGCCGTTCGTGGCCCGTGAACTGATCCCGCTGATGCAGGAGCAGGGCACCCAGGAAGAAGAGGCTGCGCGCCTGCTCGGTGCCAACGGCTGGCAGATGTTCTGGCACGTGACCCTGCCCAACATCAAATGGGGCCTGATCTACGGCGTGGTGCTGTGTACCGCGCGGGCCATGGGTGAGTTCGGTGCGGTGTCGGTGGTGTCCGGTCATATTCGCGGGGTGACCAACACCTTGCCGCTGCACGTCGAGATCCTCTACAACGAATACAACCACGTTGCGGCCTTCAGCGTCGCCAGCCTGTTGCTGATCCTGGCGCTCTTCATCCTGCTGCTCAAGCAGTGGAGCGAGTCCCGTATTAACCGTCTGCGCCATAACGCGGCGGAGGAATAA
- the cysT gene encoding sulfate ABC transporter permease subunit CysT has product MSRRISPVIPGFGLTLGYTLVYLSLIVLIPLAAMFIHAAQLTWEQFWAIVSAPRVLAALKLSFGTALYAAIINGIIGTLLAWVLVRYTFPGRKIIDAMIDLPFALPTAVAGIALTALYAPAGLVGQFATDLGFKIAYTPLGITLALTFVTLPFVVRTVQPVLADIPREVEEAAACLGAKPLQVFRYVLAPALLPAWLTGFALAFARGVGEYGSVIFIAGNMPMKTEILPLLIMVKLDQYDYTGATAIGVLMLVVSFILLLLINLLQRRIETP; this is encoded by the coding sequence ATGTCACGTCGTATTTCCCCCGTCATACCCGGCTTCGGGCTGACGCTGGGCTACACCTTGGTGTACCTCAGCCTGATTGTGCTGATACCGCTGGCCGCCATGTTCATACATGCCGCCCAGCTCACCTGGGAGCAGTTCTGGGCCATCGTCAGTGCCCCGCGAGTGCTCGCGGCGCTCAAGCTGAGCTTCGGCACTGCCCTTTACGCGGCCATCATCAACGGCATCATCGGTACCCTGCTGGCCTGGGTGCTGGTGCGCTACACCTTCCCCGGACGCAAGATCATCGATGCGATGATCGACCTGCCGTTCGCCCTGCCTACCGCCGTTGCCGGTATTGCCCTGACCGCGCTGTATGCACCGGCCGGCCTGGTCGGCCAGTTTGCCACGGACCTGGGTTTCAAGATCGCCTACACCCCGTTGGGCATCACCCTGGCGCTGACCTTCGTGACCCTGCCGTTCGTGGTGCGCACGGTGCAGCCGGTGCTGGCCGACATTCCCCGTGAAGTCGAAGAGGCCGCCGCCTGCCTGGGCGCCAAGCCGCTACAGGTGTTCCGCTACGTGCTGGCGCCGGCGCTGTTGCCAGCCTGGCTGACCGGCTTCGCCCTGGCGTTTGCCCGTGGCGTTGGCGAGTACGGTTCGGTGATCTTCATCGCCGGCAACATGCCGATGAAGACCGAGATCCTGCCGCTGCTGATCATGGTCAAGCTCGACCAGTACGACTACACCGGCGCCACCGCCATCGGCGTGTTGATGCTGGTGGTTTCCTTCATCCTGTTGCTGCTGATCAACTTGCTGCAGCGGCGCATCGAAACCCCTTGA
- a CDS encoding sulfate ABC transporter substrate-binding protein — MSIRRYALAALASAVFAGSAIAKDYELLNVSYDPTRELYQQYNAEFIKHWQQAHPDDKVKIQQSHGGSGKQARAVIDGLRADVVTLALAGDIDEVAKLGKTLPDNWQTRLPEASTPYTSTIVFLVRKGNPKGIKDWGDLIKKDVSVITPNPKTSGGARWNFLAAWAYGLKAGGSEAKAQEYVKELFKHVPVLDTGARGSTITFVNNGQGDVLLAWENEAFLALKEDGGADKFDIVVPSLSILAEPPVAVVDKNAQKKGNEQIAEEYLKHLYSPAGQKIAAENFYRPRDPKVAAEYAKQFPKLDLVTIDKDFGGWKTAQPKFFNDGGVFDQIYTAQ, encoded by the coding sequence ATGTCCATCCGCCGTTATGCCCTGGCCGCCCTCGCCAGCGCCGTTTTTGCCGGTTCCGCTATCGCCAAGGACTACGAACTGCTGAACGTGTCCTATGATCCGACCCGCGAGTTGTATCAGCAGTACAACGCCGAGTTCATCAAGCACTGGCAGCAGGCTCACCCGGACGACAAGGTGAAGATCCAGCAGTCCCACGGTGGTTCGGGCAAGCAGGCCCGTGCAGTGATCGACGGCCTGCGCGCCGACGTGGTGACCCTGGCCCTGGCCGGCGACATCGACGAAGTGGCCAAGCTCGGCAAGACCCTGCCGGACAACTGGCAGACCCGCCTGCCGGAGGCCAGCACGCCGTACACTTCGACCATCGTGTTCCTGGTGCGCAAGGGCAACCCGAAAGGCATCAAGGACTGGGGCGACCTGATCAAGAAAGACGTCTCGGTCATCACCCCGAACCCGAAAACCTCCGGCGGTGCCCGCTGGAACTTCCTCGCCGCCTGGGCCTACGGCCTGAAAGCCGGGGGCAGCGAAGCCAAGGCCCAGGAATACGTGAAAGAGCTGTTCAAGCACGTGCCGGTACTGGACACCGGCGCCCGTGGTTCGACCATCACTTTCGTCAACAACGGTCAGGGTGACGTGTTGCTGGCCTGGGAAAACGAAGCCTTCCTGGCGCTCAAGGAAGACGGTGGCGCCGACAAGTTCGACATCGTCGTGCCGTCGCTGTCGATCCTCGCCGAGCCGCCAGTGGCGGTGGTCGACAAGAATGCGCAGAAAAAGGGCAACGAGCAGATCGCCGAGGAATACCTCAAGCACCTGTACAGCCCGGCCGGGCAGAAGATTGCCGCCGAGAACTTCTACCGCCCGCGTGATCCGAAAGTCGCTGCCGAATACGCCAAGCAGTTCCCGAAACTGGACCTGGTGACTATCGACAAAGACTTCGGTGGCTGGAAAACTGCCCAACCCAAGTTCTTCAACGATGGTGGCGTGTTCGACCAGATCTACACGGCGCAGTGA
- the oscA gene encoding sulfur starvation response protein OscA translates to MSASLRSVDGQDEATILREIQSALRDLRFGAVEITVHNAQVVQIERKEKFRLQNPGNKPS, encoded by the coding sequence ATGAGCGCATCTCTGCGTAGCGTTGACGGTCAGGACGAAGCCACCATTCTGCGCGAAATCCAGAGCGCCCTGCGCGACCTGCGGTTTGGCGCGGTGGAAATCACCGTGCACAACGCCCAGGTCGTCCAGATCGAACGCAAGGAAAAGTTCCGCCTGCAGAACCCCGGCAACAAGCCCAGCTGA
- the dibA gene encoding phosphodiesterase DibA, whose amino-acid sequence MSASIRDAMRMAALYLVLSVLWLALSDQLLNSLFDAPEQIARWQLISAHFWVLCSALLIFVSRARLLNFIGVGVRLRREDRERLRMAAAVFDSTLEGVLVTDRNGLIVHVNRAFMQITGYDKDEVLGQRPSKFKSGRHGAPFYQQIYATLAEKGEWSGEIWNRRKSGEVYPQWQTICAIRDDSGELSHYVAVFSDISAIKHSERELAYLAHHDPLTDLPNRLLFNDRTEQALAAAQANKRGCALLLLDLDHFQSINDSLGHNIGDQLLKVVGERLKALLGSGVTLARLGGDEFAVLAENCSQVGQAAALAQSIIDGMKEPFEVDNQRLFISVSIGISLFPSDALSAEQLLRNADSALFKAKTCGRAGYALYTEELTAHAQQRVETAGELRRALEQEELRVYYQPVHDLFSGKMIGVEALVRWQHPQRGLVPPGEFIPIAERTGLIADIDTWVLRQACLQMVQWQAEGRALEFVAVNISSRLFGHRDLYQQVAQVLHDTALDPALLELEVTESAVMEDPEVALEQLHRLRELGLRLAIDDFGTGYSSLLRLKRLPVQKLKIDQGFVAGLPCDEDDVAIVRVIIALARSMGMLVHAEGIEQAEQARFLLEQQCQLGQGYWFGRPVPAQQLRWP is encoded by the coding sequence CTTTCGGTACTGTGGCTGGCGCTGTCTGATCAATTATTGAACAGTCTTTTCGATGCGCCTGAGCAGATCGCCCGCTGGCAGTTGATCAGCGCGCACTTCTGGGTGCTGTGCAGTGCCCTGCTGATTTTTGTCTCGCGCGCCCGTTTGCTCAATTTCATCGGCGTCGGTGTGCGCTTGCGCCGTGAGGACCGCGAGCGCCTGCGCATGGCTGCGGCGGTGTTCGACAGCACCCTGGAAGGGGTCTTGGTGACTGACCGCAATGGCCTGATCGTGCACGTCAACCGGGCGTTCATGCAGATCACCGGTTACGACAAGGACGAAGTGCTCGGCCAGCGCCCGAGCAAGTTCAAATCCGGCCGTCACGGTGCACCGTTCTATCAGCAGATCTACGCCACCCTGGCCGAAAAGGGCGAGTGGAGCGGCGAGATCTGGAACCGGCGCAAAAGCGGTGAGGTATACCCGCAGTGGCAGACCATTTGCGCCATTCGCGATGACAGCGGCGAGTTGAGCCACTACGTCGCGGTGTTCAGCGACATCAGCGCGATCAAGCATTCCGAGCGCGAACTGGCGTACCTCGCTCATCACGACCCGCTCACCGACCTGCCCAATCGCCTGCTGTTCAACGACCGCACCGAGCAGGCCCTGGCCGCGGCCCAGGCCAACAAGCGCGGCTGCGCCTTGCTGCTGCTCGACCTGGACCATTTCCAGAGCATCAACGACAGCCTCGGCCACAACATTGGCGACCAGTTGCTCAAGGTGGTGGGCGAACGCTTGAAGGCGCTGTTGGGCAGCGGCGTGACCCTGGCCCGCCTGGGTGGTGACGAGTTCGCCGTGCTGGCCGAGAACTGCTCGCAGGTCGGCCAGGCCGCAGCCTTGGCGCAGAGCATCATCGACGGCATGAAGGAGCCATTTGAAGTCGACAATCAACGCTTGTTCATCAGCGTCAGCATCGGTATCAGCCTGTTCCCCAGCGACGCCCTGAGCGCCGAGCAATTGCTGCGCAATGCCGACTCTGCGCTGTTCAAGGCCAAGACCTGCGGCCGCGCCGGTTATGCGCTGTACACCGAAGAGCTGACCGCCCATGCCCAGCAACGGGTCGAGACCGCCGGCGAGCTGCGCCGGGCACTGGAACAGGAAGAGCTGCGGGTCTATTACCAGCCGGTGCATGACCTGTTTAGCGGCAAGATGATCGGCGTCGAGGCGCTGGTGCGCTGGCAGCATCCGCAGCGCGGGCTGGTGCCGCCCGGGGAGTTCATCCCGATTGCCGAGCGCACCGGGCTGATTGCCGATATCGACACCTGGGTGCTGCGCCAGGCGTGCCTGCAGATGGTGCAATGGCAGGCCGAGGGGCGGGCGCTGGAGTTTGTTGCGGTGAATATTTCCAGCCGTCTGTTTGGCCATCGCGACCTTTATCAGCAGGTGGCGCAGGTGCTGCATGACACCGCCCTGGACCCGGCCTTGCTCGAACTGGAAGTGACCGAGAGCGCGGTGATGGAAGACCCCGAGGTGGCGCTGGAGCAGCTGCATCGCTTGCGTGAGCTGGGCTTGCGCCTGGCCATCGATGACTTTGGCACCGGCTATTCGTCGCTGCTGCGGCTCAAGCGCCTGCCGGTGCAGAAGCTCAAGATCGACCAGGGTTTTGTCGCAGGCTTGCCCTGTGATGAAGACGATGTGGCGATCGTGCGGGTGATCATTGCCCTGGCCCGGAGCATGGGCATGCTGGTGCATGCCGAGGGCATCGAGCAGGCCGAGCAGGCGCGTTTTCTGCTGGAGCAGCAGTGCCAACTGGGCCAGGGCTACTGGTTCGGGCGGCCGGTGCCGGCACAGCAATTGCGCTGGCCCTGA